In uncultured Cohaesibacter sp., a genomic segment contains:
- a CDS encoding TolC family outer membrane protein, with translation MSKQKTMFEARDAMSRTRVGATKAGARLRLVAALLVTVSVFTMTPARADNLAQMLYDVYDNNPEIQAEEAGLDVKKAMTKKATSAFMPQVNAYASHSMVEENLKAGGTDRTRTSQYGIEASQRLFNGFRNRNNLIKAKYEEKSGYYQVRSREREILLEAVKAYMDVYAARKMIILRREHVANLEKQKRATQARIRAGELTRTDLSKTEALLYRAYASLEGAQADLGGAAGRYEALVGYKPGDLIYPQMPVRYLPATPDEAAKKALQMHPDLRASRASDRAADYAVKSAQGAFLPTLDLSGNISENFASSVAEANKSDRSLSLRLSLPLFDGGARLAEVERARAARSQQVHQTNALTAKIKASAREQFLRYKAAEAAKRQAKAEVNAASNLLRGIKIEEKAGQRSYLDILDAEVSLLDARELEIYSQADSVIAIYSYLAATGQLTVSGMRNEYARNDPQTAAVVERARQMASADKSGPAKAVGREFSGDPWSGMR, from the coding sequence ATGAGCAAGCAGAAGACAATGTTTGAGGCAAGGGACGCCATGAGCCGCACAAGAGTCGGCGCAACGAAAGCAGGCGCCAGACTGCGTCTGGTGGCAGCCCTGCTCGTCACGGTCTCTGTCTTCACCATGACGCCTGCCCGCGCCGACAATCTGGCGCAGATGCTCTACGATGTTTATGATAACAACCCTGAAATTCAGGCCGAAGAGGCCGGGCTTGACGTCAAGAAGGCGATGACAAAGAAGGCCACGTCCGCGTTCATGCCGCAAGTCAACGCCTATGCCTCCCATTCGATGGTAGAGGAAAATCTCAAGGCCGGTGGAACCGACCGGACGCGCACCAGCCAGTATGGCATCGAGGCGAGCCAGCGTCTGTTCAATGGCTTCCGCAACCGCAACAACCTCATCAAGGCCAAATACGAAGAGAAATCCGGTTACTATCAGGTGCGTAGCCGCGAGCGGGAAATCCTTCTCGAAGCGGTCAAGGCCTATATGGATGTCTACGCCGCCCGCAAGATGATCATCTTGCGGCGCGAGCATGTTGCCAATCTGGAAAAACAGAAGCGGGCGACGCAGGCACGGATCAGGGCTGGCGAGCTGACGCGGACCGATCTGTCCAAGACCGAAGCGCTGCTTTATCGGGCCTATGCCTCGCTGGAAGGCGCGCAGGCAGACCTCGGCGGAGCCGCAGGGCGCTATGAGGCGCTGGTCGGCTACAAGCCGGGGGATCTGATCTATCCGCAGATGCCTGTCCGCTATCTGCCTGCAACGCCCGATGAAGCGGCGAAAAAGGCTTTGCAGATGCATCCCGATCTCAGGGCCTCAAGAGCCAGCGACAGGGCCGCAGACTATGCGGTGAAGTCGGCTCAGGGAGCCTTTCTGCCAACACTGGATCTGAGCGGCAATATCTCGGAGAATTTCGCCTCGAGCGTCGCCGAGGCCAACAAGTCCGACCGCAGCCTGTCCCTGCGGCTGAGCCTGCCGCTGTTTGATGGCGGCGCCCGCCTGGCAGAGGTTGAACGGGCGCGCGCGGCCAGAAGCCAGCAGGTTCATCAGACCAATGCCCTGACGGCAAAGATCAAGGCCAGTGCCCGGGAGCAATTCCTGCGCTACAAGGCCGCAGAAGCTGCCAAGCGGCAGGCCAAGGCCGAGGTCAATGCGGCGAGCAACCTGTTGCGTGGCATCAAGATTGAGGAAAAGGCTGGGCAGAGGTCCTATCTGGATATTCTCGATGCCGAAGTATCACTTCTGGATGCCAGAGAGCTGGAAATCTATTCCCAGGCCGATTCTGTGATTGCCATCTACAGCTATTTGGCGGCAACCGGACAATTGACCGTGTCGGGCATGCGCAATGAGTATGCCAGAAACGATCCCCAGACCGCTGCAGTTGTTGAGCGGGCCCGCCAGATGGCATCGGCAGACAAGTCCGGGCCTGCAAAGGCTGTTGGCCGCGAGTTTTCCGGCGACCCGTGGAGCGGCATGCGCTGA
- a CDS encoding ABC transporter transmembrane domain-containing protein, which yields MMNSRKTENRRGLLATFKAGLARFHDVFQPPNSMRTTWFAEQVRVPKRIMAASFVINMLGLGMPLVILQIYDRIIPNQSYSTLFYLIMGLAVVLVVDTMLKIVRSHISGWSSSYIDYVSGVEAIRRVLLATPEALEKNPASTHIDRMNALSVTARMFAGPARMGLVDLPFIFIFLGVMVIVSPTIAGLLVCVFAVFAWRLLVRARGIQDLQDERQQLDRRKYDFVIEALSGIEAIKTMACEPQMMRRYERLQEAIAVAFHRSVKLDGATQSLSASFASITMITIVSSGALLVIEGSQSIGSLACCLLLGGRAVEVLVRSIRSWSELSNFDLVKQNVDELFSINPEPDRQIVSLSLETGEISLKDVVIRSRMREGQDEYHISMTIPHGTFIGIKGNKVSDDHHLLRIMRAVSLPDQGQIRMGGEDLEALIDADLSGSIAYVSNSPAIFSGTILENLTLFNPREGLHDARYAAQLIGLESDIQQLPHGYDMPLGMGGNETLPPSFRQRICIARAIARKPKILVLEEANALLDQRSDALLRKGLEDLRGSMTIVFLSNRPSFLALADGQFCLRDGGLQPIEPQKPEAGKPVASDGQDLRASAPRTVAAGGSV from the coding sequence ATGATGAACAGTCGCAAGACCGAGAATAGACGAGGACTGCTCGCCACCTTCAAGGCTGGCCTTGCGCGGTTTCACGACGTTTTTCAGCCGCCAAATTCGATGCGGACGACCTGGTTCGCCGAGCAGGTGCGTGTGCCCAAACGCATTATGGCCGCGTCCTTCGTGATCAATATGCTGGGGCTGGGTATGCCGCTGGTGATTCTGCAGATCTATGACCGGATCATCCCGAACCAGTCCTATTCGACGCTGTTCTATCTGATCATGGGGCTGGCCGTCGTGCTGGTTGTCGACACCATGCTCAAGATCGTGCGCTCCCATATTTCCGGCTGGTCTTCGTCCTATATTGATTATGTTTCCGGTGTCGAAGCGATCCGCCGGGTGTTGCTGGCAACGCCTGAAGCACTCGAGAAGAACCCCGCCAGCACCCATATCGACCGCATGAATGCCCTGTCGGTAACAGCCCGCATGTTTGCTGGCCCGGCGCGCATGGGGCTCGTCGACCTGCCGTTCATTTTCATCTTCCTGGGGGTGATGGTCATCGTCAGCCCGACGATTGCCGGCTTGCTGGTTTGCGTCTTCGCCGTCTTCGCCTGGCGTCTGCTGGTCCGGGCAAGGGGCATTCAGGATCTGCAGGACGAACGGCAGCAACTGGATCGGCGCAAATATGACTTTGTCATTGAGGCCCTGTCCGGCATCGAGGCGATCAAGACCATGGCCTGCGAGCCACAGATGATGCGGCGCTATGAACGTCTTCAGGAAGCGATCGCGGTTGCCTTCCATCGCTCGGTCAAGCTTGATGGCGCGACCCAGTCGCTCAGTGCATCCTTTGCCTCGATCACCATGATCACCATTGTATCGAGCGGCGCCCTGCTGGTGATCGAGGGGTCACAGTCCATCGGTTCGCTTGCCTGCTGTCTGCTGCTGGGCGGTCGCGCGGTCGAGGTTCTGGTGCGATCGATCCGCTCGTGGAGCGAATTGAGCAACTTCGATCTGGTCAAGCAGAATGTTGACGAGCTGTTTTCGATCAACCCCGAGCCGGACCGGCAGATCGTTTCGCTCAGCCTCGAGACGGGCGAGATCTCGCTGAAGGACGTTGTCATCCGGTCGCGGATGCGCGAGGGGCAGGATGAATATCACATCTCGATGACTATTCCGCACGGCACCTTCATCGGCATCAAGGGCAACAAGGTCAGCGATGATCATCACTTGCTGCGGATTATGCGGGCGGTGTCTCTGCCTGATCAGGGACAAATCCGTATGGGCGGGGAAGATCTTGAGGCCCTGATAGACGCGGATCTGTCCGGCTCCATCGCCTATGTCTCCAATAGTCCGGCCATTTTCAGCGGCACGATTCTGGAAAATCTCACGCTGTTCAACCCGCGCGAGGGGCTGCATGATGCGCGCTATGCGGCCCAGCTGATCGGGTTGGAGAGCGACATCCAGCAACTGCCCCATGGCTATGACATGCCGCTCGGAATGGGCGGCAACGAGACCCTGCCGCCGAGTTTCCGGCAGCGCATCTGTATTGCCCGGGCGATCGCCCGCAAGCCGAAAATTCTGGTACTGGAAGAAGCCAACGCATTGCTCGACCAGCGCTCGGACGCGCTTCTGCGCAAGGGGCTTGAGGACCTGCGTGGGTCCATGACAATTGTGTTCCTGTCCAACCGACCTTCCTTCCTGGCGCTCGCCGACGGGCAGTTTTGCCTGAGGGACGGGGGGCTGCAACCAATTGAGCCGCAAAAGCCGGAAGCAGGCAAACCCGTCGCTTCAGACGGTCAGGACTTGAGGGCATCAGCGCCCAGAACTGTTGCAGCCGGAGGGTCGGTATGA
- a CDS encoding HlyD family type I secretion periplasmic adaptor subunit: MSKNTGLDSKTLTLPLALEAEQPPQLFAYVVTGCLGFLAVFILWAFVTSVLEVTHAGGQIQPLGSVQNVQHLEGGYIDKILVTEGDRVTAGQPLVRLRPTATESERDQLAIRAASLRMSIATIDALTRQQELLLFDSGDQRYANIARSQQDVFASEKERINRELAKYASQLARREAEYRAAVSEHRSGVKRMEIAQEQYNILDGLLKQQYASRRSVLEAEATLEESRSRLYALDGKISTTREQAKEAQIQLDEARAKIFSDLAKEKSKNASELAEVTRLLTKQQDRVASLDLVSPTNGIVQELPINTVGAVVRSGEVVARIVPDDRKIVADVRVNPKDIGHIHLDADAKVTVSTFDPYVFGSLEGKVKTISATSFEDQDGQPYFKVQIALDKNEFNRKGTSYPVLPGMVVTADIVTGSKSLARYLLKPVYRSMDVAFSER, translated from the coding sequence GTGTCCAAAAACACTGGTCTTGATTCCAAGACACTGACACTGCCGTTGGCGCTGGAGGCAGAACAGCCGCCGCAGCTGTTCGCCTATGTGGTGACGGGGTGTCTGGGGTTTTTGGCTGTCTTCATCCTCTGGGCCTTTGTCACCTCGGTGCTTGAGGTGACCCACGCTGGTGGTCAGATCCAGCCGCTCGGTTCGGTGCAGAATGTCCAGCATCTGGAAGGCGGCTATATCGACAAGATCCTCGTTACCGAGGGCGACCGGGTAACCGCCGGCCAGCCGCTTGTCAGGCTGCGCCCGACGGCAACGGAAAGTGAGCGCGATCAGCTGGCGATCCGTGCAGCCTCTCTCAGAATGTCCATCGCGACCATAGATGCCCTGACCCGGCAACAGGAGCTGTTGCTGTTTGATAGCGGCGATCAGCGCTATGCCAACATTGCCCGGTCACAGCAGGATGTCTTTGCTTCCGAAAAGGAGCGCATCAACCGCGAACTGGCCAAATACGCCTCCCAGCTTGCCCGCCGCGAAGCCGAATATCGGGCCGCCGTTTCCGAACACAGGAGTGGCGTCAAACGGATGGAAATTGCCCAAGAGCAATATAACATCCTCGACGGGCTGCTCAAGCAGCAATATGCTTCGCGCCGCTCGGTGCTGGAAGCGGAAGCCACACTGGAGGAATCCCGCTCGCGCCTTTACGCGCTGGATGGCAAGATCTCGACCACCCGGGAACAGGCCAAGGAAGCGCAGATCCAGCTTGATGAGGCCCGCGCCAAGATCTTCAGCGATCTTGCCAAGGAAAAATCAAAGAATGCCAGTGAGCTGGCAGAGGTCACCCGCCTGCTGACCAAGCAGCAGGACCGCGTGGCCAGCCTTGATCTGGTGTCACCAACCAATGGCATCGTGCAGGAGCTGCCGATCAATACGGTCGGCGCCGTGGTGCGCTCTGGCGAGGTGGTGGCCCGCATCGTGCCCGATGACCGCAAGATCGTCGCCGATGTGCGTGTCAATCCCAAGGATATCGGTCACATCCATCTGGACGCGGACGCCAAGGTGACGGTTTCCACCTTCGATCCCTATGTCTTCGGCTCGCTTGAGGGCAAGGTCAAGACGATCTCTGCGACCTCGTTTGAAGATCAGGACGGACAGCCCTATTTCAAGGTGCAGATTGCGCTCGACAAGAACGAGTTCAACCGCAAGGGCACGTCCTATCCCGTGCTGCCGGGCATGGTTGTCACTGCAGACATCGTGACGGGCTCCAAGTCGCTGGCCCGCTATCTGCTCAAGCCAGTCTATCGCTCGATGGACGTTGCCTTCTCCGAACGCTAG
- a CDS encoding EAL domain-containing protein, giving the protein MALILIVDDQNTNRQIYAQIARRIEAEVEVVTCSGPIDALAWLRGNTPDLILTDFSMPGMRGDDFIGQIRSDRRLTDIPIIVVTVFEDRRLRLRALDAGATDLLISPVDHREFIARARNLLKMHRQSKVLSNRANSLLESLKKSESILAWTQRESASRLVNVINTLPVMVSATDLDGCYLFMNVNQANYLGLRVEQVVGRHRAEIFGSQIAERYDSIDQLVITSKHGIRSFEEEIIGADSNKRIFLTTKSPLVEGDQVIGVVTSSQDITDRKAAETHLHHLAHHDTLTGLANRALLKDRVEREIGRCRRGDGRFALHLIDLDGFKQVNDIHGHATGDELLTRVADGLRMITGPDDLVARLGGDEFAILQSNISSDSQVEDLCHAAMEAMPGAIADVKLSTPVTASVGISIHPEDGNSYEHLMRNADLAMYRTKAANGNGFSFFVANMDARAREERRLDNTLREALESDRFELLYQRQIDIRNGHITGCEALLRMRDMDGNLVAPSEFLARAERNGLIMPINEWVIREACRQGARWLDMGLPEFTIGVNLSPVQFQRQSVPLLVARILSETGLPPHLLDLELTESIVLHDREQVALQLQQLRDLGVKISIDDFGTGCSSLSYVKHFPVDRLKIDQSFVRDLLNNPSDAAIVRATITLGHSLGFEVIAEGVESEEVVRHLELEHCDKAQGYYFGKPQTAEALQLAIQSQVTRKTA; this is encoded by the coding sequence ATGGCACTCATCTTGATCGTTGACGATCAGAATACCAACAGACAGATCTATGCCCAGATTGCGCGGCGCATCGAGGCTGAAGTAGAGGTTGTGACCTGTTCAGGTCCGATTGATGCGCTTGCCTGGTTGAGGGGAAACACGCCCGATCTGATTCTCACGGATTTCAGCATGCCCGGCATGCGGGGCGACGACTTCATTGGTCAGATCCGTTCTGACAGACGACTGACGGACATTCCGATCATCGTCGTTACCGTTTTCGAAGACCGGCGCCTTCGTCTGCGCGCACTGGATGCTGGCGCGACGGACCTGCTCATCAGCCCGGTCGATCATCGCGAATTCATCGCCCGCGCCCGCAACCTCCTCAAGATGCATCGCCAGAGCAAGGTCCTTTCCAATCGGGCCAACTCTCTGCTCGAGTCCCTGAAAAAGAGCGAAAGCATTCTGGCCTGGACGCAACGCGAGAGCGCTTCCCGCCTTGTTAACGTGATCAATACCCTTCCCGTCATGGTCAGCGCCACGGATCTCGATGGCTGCTATCTTTTCATGAATGTCAATCAGGCCAACTATCTCGGTCTACGGGTGGAACAGGTTGTTGGTCGGCACAGGGCCGAGATTTTTGGTTCGCAGATTGCCGAGCGCTATGATTCCATCGACCAGCTCGTCATCACGTCAAAGCATGGTATTCGCTCGTTTGAAGAAGAGATCATCGGTGCTGACAGCAACAAGCGCATCTTCCTGACCACCAAGTCACCGCTCGTTGAAGGAGACCAGGTGATCGGCGTGGTTACCTCTTCTCAGGACATTACCGATCGCAAGGCGGCTGAAACCCATCTGCATCATCTGGCCCATCATGACACGTTGACCGGCCTCGCCAACCGGGCGCTGTTGAAGGACAGGGTCGAGCGTGAAATCGGTCGCTGCCGCCGTGGCGATGGGCGATTTGCACTGCATCTGATCGACCTTGATGGCTTCAAGCAGGTCAACGACATCCACGGCCACGCCACAGGTGACGAGCTGCTCACCCGCGTGGCGGATGGCCTGCGCATGATCACCGGGCCGGACGATCTCGTGGCCCGTCTGGGCGGCGATGAATTCGCCATCCTGCAGTCCAACATCTCATCCGATTCCCAGGTCGAGGACCTGTGCCATGCTGCCATGGAGGCGATGCCCGGCGCGATTGCCGATGTCAAGCTGTCAACGCCCGTGACAGCCTCGGTGGGCATTTCGATTCACCCGGAAGACGGCAACAGTTATGAGCATCTGATGCGCAACGCCGATCTGGCGATGTATCGCACCAAGGCTGCCAACGGCAATGGCTTCAGCTTCTTTGTTGCCAACATGGACGCCCGCGCTCGTGAGGAAAGACGGCTCGACAACACGCTGCGCGAGGCTCTGGAAAGCGACCGCTTCGAGCTGCTCTATCAGCGCCAGATCGATATTCGCAACGGCCACATCACCGGCTGCGAGGCCCTGCTGCGCATGCGCGATATGGATGGCAATCTGGTTGCGCCTAGTGAGTTTCTGGCTCGCGCCGAACGCAATGGCCTCATCATGCCGATCAACGAATGGGTGATCCGCGAAGCCTGCCGGCAGGGCGCAAGATGGCTTGACATGGGGCTGCCTGAATTCACCATCGGGGTCAATCTGTCGCCGGTCCAGTTCCAGCGCCAGTCGGTGCCTCTGCTGGTCGCCCGCATCCTGTCCGAAACGGGACTGCCACCGCATCTGCTCGATCTGGAACTGACCGAAAGCATCGTTTTGCATGATCGCGAGCAGGTTGCCCTGCAGTTGCAGCAGCTCAGGGACCTCGGCGTCAAGATCTCCATTGATGACTTCGGGACCGGCTGCTCCTCGCTTTCCTACGTCAAGCATTTCCCGGTCGACCGGCTCAAGATCGATCAGTCTTTCGTGCGCGATCTGCTCAACAATCCATCGGACGCGGCCATCGTAAGGGCCACCATCACCCTTGGCCATTCCCTCGGTTTCGAGGTGATCGCCGAAGGGGTCGAATCCGAGGAGGTGGTCCGCCATCTCGAACTGGAACATTGCGACAAGGCTCAGGGCTACTATTTCGGCAAACCGCAAACCGCAGAGGCGTTGCAGCTGGCGATCCAGTCACAAGTAACGCGCAAAACGGCCTGA
- a CDS encoding ABC transporter transmembrane domain-containing protein, translating to MIDKTSGSDVPPSANISVSDASRKIAFRPIRPAERSNKGKKHSNPVLLRQPSRRPLEGASFAEAARQLDEGDVALSDLAQYSNDHHLADDPSLQTEAMDDEDLFAGDAALLSSEADLASVPFSEFEERLGISERWSGIDYHSSAGRCVQVLLALIGWAGGGRHLAQVLPHFNTVDDMTGLRAVLTRLNYVAIADEARLGQLSNEKMPCLYEDEDGLVRIVLAVDYATRSLSCFNGLTGQQEEIASPERPVLVYYIKPIDVASQTRFVQSFGWVTHAAASFRKLFLSLFVINFGINIAAMAVPIFIMTVYGYAIPSKAPGSLMMFVIGVGLVIAADHALRALRTRILAYVGARFDTALSVEVFQRLLYLPYTMVQNASMGAQLARLRQFEKLREIFLGSFGTAVLDLPFVLVFITAIALIGGWIAAIPSMLVVCYIVLALVTVPIAKRQTMQSGDAKSKKQNIMMELFLMHREIKSVGGEAIWQKRYEEASANFAALDFRAQHFSRQVQTISQALSMAAGIATLATGTIMVMEGNLGVGGLIAIMALIWRVLAPLQNAFLSLSRIGKLIEAVRMVNNLMRTQTERMPGVVPSISRKFEGHISTKNLSFRYPQAADAAIKSANVVINPGEIVAITGPSGGGKSTFLKLLAGIYRPVAGAVGFDHLDIRQMDLGELRFEISYQPDNATFFYGTVAQNFHLNDPETNRSKMLDLMAQFNIEADDPDLPEGLDTRLKAETIHQMPDALKQKLLLCRSFSKAATYYFLDEPANYLDFETDRKFMDHLETMRGASTILFTTQRPSHMKMADRILVLYEGQVILNGPPEKVLPQLDAFNKSVA from the coding sequence ATGATCGACAAGACATCCGGGTCCGACGTCCCGCCATCTGCCAATATCAGCGTCTCTGACGCCAGCCGCAAGATCGCGTTTCGGCCGATCCGACCGGCCGAGCGCAGCAACAAGGGCAAGAAACACAGCAATCCGGTCCTGCTCCGACAGCCATCCAGGCGGCCGCTTGAAGGCGCGTCCTTTGCCGAGGCAGCTCGGCAGCTGGATGAGGGGGACGTCGCGCTGTCCGATCTGGCGCAATATTCCAACGACCATCACCTTGCCGACGACCCGTCCTTGCAGACAGAAGCAATGGACGATGAAGACCTGTTTGCTGGCGATGCCGCCCTGCTGTCGTCGGAAGCGGATCTCGCTTCGGTTCCTTTCTCTGAGTTTGAAGAACGTCTGGGGATTAGCGAGCGCTGGTCCGGTATCGACTATCACAGCTCGGCGGGGCGCTGCGTACAGGTTCTGCTGGCACTGATCGGCTGGGCTGGTGGTGGCCGCCATCTGGCGCAGGTTCTGCCGCATTTCAACACCGTGGACGACATGACCGGCCTGAGGGCCGTGCTGACACGGCTCAACTATGTGGCCATCGCCGATGAGGCCAGGCTGGGGCAGCTCTCGAATGAAAAGATGCCCTGCCTCTATGAGGATGAGGATGGTCTTGTCCGCATCGTGCTGGCCGTCGACTATGCGACCCGCAGTTTGAGCTGCTTCAATGGTCTGACAGGGCAGCAAGAAGAGATCGCCAGTCCCGAACGCCCGGTGCTCGTCTATTATATCAAGCCGATCGATGTTGCCAGCCAGACCCGGTTTGTCCAGTCATTCGGCTGGGTGACCCATGCCGCGGCTTCCTTCCGCAAGCTGTTCCTGTCGCTGTTCGTGATCAACTTCGGCATCAACATTGCTGCCATGGCGGTTCCGATCTTCATCATGACGGTCTATGGCTACGCCATCCCCTCCAAGGCACCAGGCAGTCTGATGATGTTTGTCATCGGGGTTGGTCTGGTTATTGCCGCCGACCACGCGCTGAGGGCGCTGCGTACCCGCATTCTGGCCTATGTCGGCGCTCGGTTTGACACAGCGCTTTCCGTCGAGGTCTTCCAGCGCCTGCTCTATTTGCCCTACACCATGGTGCAGAATGCCTCAATGGGGGCACAGCTGGCGCGCCTGAGGCAGTTTGAAAAGCTGCGCGAGATCTTTCTCGGCTCCTTTGGCACGGCGGTGCTGGATCTGCCCTTCGTGCTGGTGTTCATCACCGCCATCGCCCTCATCGGCGGCTGGATCGCTGCGATCCCGTCGATGCTCGTTGTCTGCTACATTGTTCTGGCGCTGGTGACGGTTCCGATTGCCAAGCGCCAGACCATGCAGTCAGGCGATGCCAAGTCAAAGAAACAGAACATCATGATGGAGCTGTTTCTGATGCACCGGGAAATCAAGAGTGTCGGCGGCGAGGCCATCTGGCAGAAGCGCTATGAGGAAGCATCGGCCAATTTTGCCGCGCTCGATTTCCGGGCACAGCATTTTTCCCGTCAGGTGCAGACGATCAGTCAGGCGCTGTCCATGGCCGCAGGCATCGCCACGCTGGCTACGGGCACCATCATGGTCATGGAGGGCAACCTCGGCGTCGGCGGCCTGATCGCCATCATGGCCCTGATCTGGCGTGTTCTGGCGCCGCTGCAGAATGCCTTTCTCAGTCTGTCCCGTATCGGCAAGCTGATCGAAGCCGTCCGCATGGTGAACAACCTGATGCGCACCCAGACCGAGCGCATGCCCGGCGTCGTGCCCAGCATCTCGCGCAAGTTCGAGGGACATATTTCAACCAAGAATCTGTCCTTCCGCTATCCGCAGGCTGCTGATGCTGCCATCAAGAGCGCCAATGTGGTCATCAATCCCGGTGAGATCGTCGCCATTACCGGCCCGAGCGGCGGTGGCAAGTCGACCTTCCTGAAGCTGCTGGCTGGTATCTACCGACCGGTCGCGGGCGCAGTGGGCTTTGATCATCTCGACATCCGGCAGATGGATCTGGGAGAGTTGCGCTTCGAAATCAGCTATCAGCCTGACAACGCGACCTTCTTCTATGGCACCGTGGCGCAGAATTTCCATCTCAACGATCCGGAAACCAACCGCAGCAAAATGCTCGATCTGATGGCCCAGTTCAACATCGAGGCCGATGATCCGGATCTGCCCGAAGGGCTGGACACCCGCCTCAAGGCCGAGACCATCCATCAGATGCCCGACGCCCTCAAGCAGAAACTGCTGCTCTGTCGCAGCTTCAGCAAGGCGGCAACCTACTATTTCCTTGATGAACCGGCCAACTATCTGGATTTTGAAACCGACCGCAAGTTCATGGATCATCTGGAAACGATGCGTGGCGCATCGACCATTCTGTTCACCACCCAGCGCCCGAGCCACATGAAGATGGCCGATCGCATTCTGGTTCTCTATGAGGGACAGGTCATTCTGAACGGTCCGCCAGAGAAAGTCCTTCCTCAGTTGGACGCCTTCAACAAATCGGTTGCCTGA